Proteins from a single region of Companilactobacillus farciminis KCTC 3681 = DSM 20184:
- the rplL gene encoding 50S ribosomal protein L7/L12: protein MALDTQKIIDDLKDASILELNDLVKAIEEEFDVKAAAPVAAAGAAGGDAAAEKDSFDVELTEAGQEKVKVIKEVRGITGLGLKDSKDLVDGAPKVIKEGVAKADADDMKSKLEAVGATVTLK from the coding sequence ATGGCTTTAGATACACAAAAGATTATCGATGATTTAAAAGATGCATCAATTCTAGAACTTAACGACCTTGTTAAGGCTATTGAAGAAGAATTTGACGTTAAGGCTGCTGCTCCAGTTGCTGCTGCCGGTGCTGCTGGTGGCGACGCTGCTGCAGAAAAGGACTCATTTGACGTTGAACTTACAGAAGCAGGTCAAGAAAAGGTTAAGGTTATCAAGGAAGTTCGTGGTATCACAGGACTTGGCTTGAAGGACTCAAAGGACCTTGTTGATGGTGCTCCTAAGGTTATCAAGGAAGGCGTTGCTAAGGCTGACGCTGACGACATGAAGTCAAAACTAGAAGCTGTTGGTGCAACAGTTACATTGAAGTAA
- the rplJ gene encoding 50S ribosomal protein L10, whose translation MKQEVLAQKQAEVDEIAKQLTGAKSVIVVDYLGLTVEQATEMRAELREQNATMQVVKNTILRRAAEKAGVEGLEKFFVGPTAIAYSEEDPVGPAKIAAKFAKDVDAVEIKGGIIEGKAASLDEIQELATLPDRDGLLSMLVSVLQAPVRDFAMVVKAIADKEDDGQEA comes from the coding sequence ATGAAGCAAGAAGTATTAGCACAAAAACAAGCAGAAGTAGATGAAATTGCTAAGCAACTTACAGGCGCAAAATCAGTAATCGTTGTTGATTACTTAGGTCTAACAGTTGAACAAGCAACTGAAATGCGTGCTGAATTACGTGAACAAAATGCTACTATGCAAGTTGTTAAGAATACAATCTTGAGACGTGCAGCTGAAAAAGCTGGTGTTGAAGGTCTAGAGAAGTTCTTCGTTGGACCTACAGCTATCGCTTATTCTGAAGAAGATCCTGTTGGACCTGCTAAGATTGCTGCTAAGTTTGCCAAAGATGTTGATGCCGTTGAAATCAAGGGTGGAATCATCGAAGGTAAAGCTGCATCTCTTGACGAAATTCAAGAATTAGCTACATTACCAGACAGAGATGGCTTGCTATCAATGTTGGTATCTGTATTACAAGCTCCTGTACGCGACTTTGCTATGGTTGTTAAGGCAATCGCTGACAAAGAAGACGACGGACAAGAAGCTTAA
- the rplA gene encoding 50S ribosomal protein L1, with protein sequence MAKHGKKYTEALKQVDKNKSYTAEEAVELLKKVDYAKFDATVEVAINLDVDPKQADQQIRGAIVLPNGTGKTQKVIVFAEGQQAKDAEAAGADIVGSDDLVEKIQDGWLDFDVAVATPPMMAKVGRLGRVLGPKGLMPNPKTGTVTMDVTKAVNDIKAGQVTYRVDPNGLIHAPIGKMSFDTNKIVENFNSFYGTIAKARPASLKGNYIVSVNMTSTFGPGLKINA encoded by the coding sequence ATGGCTAAGCATGGAAAAAAATATACAGAAGCATTAAAACAAGTAGATAAAAACAAAAGTTATACTGCTGAAGAAGCTGTAGAACTATTAAAGAAAGTTGACTACGCTAAATTCGATGCAACTGTTGAAGTTGCTATCAATTTGGATGTTGATCCTAAACAAGCTGATCAACAAATTCGTGGTGCTATCGTACTACCTAACGGTACAGGTAAAACTCAAAAGGTTATCGTCTTCGCTGAAGGACAACAAGCTAAGGATGCAGAAGCAGCCGGCGCTGATATCGTTGGTTCAGATGACCTTGTAGAAAAGATTCAAGATGGCTGGTTGGACTTTGACGTTGCTGTTGCTACACCACCTATGATGGCCAAAGTTGGTCGTTTAGGTCGTGTTCTTGGACCTAAAGGTTTGATGCCTAACCCTAAGACAGGTACAGTTACAATGGATGTTACAAAGGCTGTTAATGATATTAAAGCCGGACAAGTTACATACCGTGTAGATCCAAATGGTCTTATCCACGCACCAATCGGTAAGATGTCATTTGATACAAACAAGATCGTAGAAAACTTCAATTCATTCTACGGTACAATTGCTAAAGCACGTCCTGCATCATTGAAGGGTAACTATATTGTCAGTGTAAACATGACATCTACATTTGGACCTGGTCTAAAGATCAACGCTTAA
- the rplK gene encoding 50S ribosomal protein L11: MAKKVANVVKLQIPAGQATPAPPVGPALGQAGINIVAFTKDFNARTQDQKGMIIPVVISVYEDRSFDFVTKTPPAAVLLKKAAGVEKGSGEPNTNKVATVTEDQVREIAETKMKDLNAASVESAMRMVAGTARSMGFEVK; the protein is encoded by the coding sequence GTGGCTAAAAAAGTTGCTAACGTAGTAAAATTACAAATCCCTGCTGGACAGGCTACTCCAGCTCCTCCAGTTGGTCCTGCACTAGGACAAGCTGGTATTAACATTGTTGCCTTTACAAAAGACTTCAATGCACGTACACAAGATCAAAAGGGTATGATTATCCCTGTTGTTATCTCAGTATACGAAGACCGTTCATTCGATTTCGTTACTAAGACACCACCAGCTGCAGTTCTATTGAAGAAAGCTGCTGGCGTTGAAAAGGGTTCTGGCGAACCTAACACAAACAAGGTTGCCACAGTTACTGAAGACCAAGTTCGCGAAATTGCTGAAACCAAGATGAAAGACCTAAACGCTGCTAGTGTTGAATCTGCAATGCGTATGGTTGCTGGTACTGCAAGAAGTATGGGCTTTGAAGTAAAGTAA
- the nusG gene encoding transcription termination/antitermination protein NusG, which yields MAEAGEKQWYVLHTYSGYENKVKENLESRAQSMGMEDYIFQAVVPEEEETKMKNGKEKKEMEKTFPGYVLVQMVMSDESWFIVRNTPGVTGFVGSHGSGSKPAPLLPEEIDSIMKQYGMNANKPSDFEIGETVNITDGAFSDTTGKITEIDDEHRKLKVDVDMFGRMTSAELDFTSVEKQK from the coding sequence ATGGCTGAAGCTGGCGAAAAACAATGGTATGTTTTGCATACCTATTCAGGATATGAAAATAAAGTTAAGGAAAATCTAGAATCACGTGCTCAATCAATGGGTATGGAAGATTACATTTTCCAAGCAGTTGTTCCTGAAGAAGAAGAAACAAAAATGAAGAACGGTAAAGAAAAGAAAGAAATGGAAAAAACTTTCCCTGGTTACGTTTTAGTACAAATGGTTATGAGTGATGAATCATGGTTTATCGTTCGTAATACACCAGGCGTTACTGGATTTGTCGGCAGTCACGGTTCAGGTAGTAAGCCTGCACCACTATTACCCGAGGAAATTGATAGCATCATGAAACAATATGGTATGAATGCTAATAAACCTTCTGACTTTGAAATTGGCGAAACAGTTAACATCACTGATGGTGCCTTTTCAGATACAACTGGTAAGATCACAGAAATCGATGATGAACACAGAAAACTTAAAGTTGACGTTGATATGTTTGGTCGTATGACATCAGCTGAACTTGATTTCACATCAGTTGAAAAACAAAAATAG
- the secE gene encoding preprotein translocase subunit SecE yields MKLFKFFGSVNKEMKLVVWPTFKENKRDTWTVIATSLMYAIFFAVVDWGLIKLLQTFIMGK; encoded by the coding sequence ATGAAACTATTTAAATTTTTTGGTAGTGTCAATAAAGAAATGAAATTAGTTGTTTGGCCTACATTTAAAGAAAACAAGCGTGATACATGGACTGTTATCGCTACATCATTAATGTATGCAATCTTCTTTGCCGTAGTTGATTGGGGTCTAATTAAACTATTACAAACCTTTATCATGGGTAAATAG
- the rpmG gene encoding 50S ribosomal protein L33, translating to MGLRKVALACTVCGSRNYTISENPNRTERLEVKKFCKHCGKHTLHKETR from the coding sequence ATGGGATTAAGAAAAGTCGCATTAGCTTGCACTGTTTGTGGTTCACGTAACTACACAATCAGCGAGAACCCAAACCGCACAGAGCGTCTAGAAGTTAAAAAGTTCTGTAAGCACTGTGGAAAACACACGTTACATAAAGAAACAAGATAA
- a CDS encoding sigma-70 family RNA polymerase sigma factor produces MYSSESLWIEQVRTDRDSPALDKLVKKYHPMIDNLAKHYYIVGFDREDWYQEAFITCYETCQIFDGTTGSRFGSFFKMKFERRIIDLIRRENASKRKINGMTEPLEIHPNQQPIDGHRYLIEVKDQVEILTKKMSKLELTAMQFILGKITMDQACKQQSCTPKKIQNAIYRLKHLILQRDDSDLS; encoded by the coding sequence ATGTATAGCTCAGAGTCACTATGGATTGAACAGGTTAGAACTGATAGAGATTCACCAGCCCTAGATAAACTAGTGAAGAAATATCATCCGATGATCGATAACTTAGCTAAACATTACTATATCGTTGGCTTTGACCGTGAAGATTGGTATCAAGAAGCTTTTATAACTTGTTATGAGACTTGTCAAATTTTTGATGGTACTACTGGTTCAAGATTCGGCAGCTTCTTTAAAATGAAGTTTGAACGACGAATTATTGATTTGATCAGACGTGAAAATGCGAGTAAGAGAAAAATCAATGGGATGACTGAGCCGCTAGAAATTCATCCGAATCAACAACCGATTGACGGTCATCGCTACTTAATAGAGGTAAAAGATCAAGTTGAAATTTTGACTAAAAAGATGAGTAAGCTGGAATTAACGGCGATGCAATTCATTTTAGGCAAGATAACAATGGATCAAGCTTGCAAGCAACAATCGTGCACTCCTAAAAAAATTCAAAATGCAATTTATCGCTTGAAACATCTGATTTTGCAACGGGATGATTCTGATTTGTCATGA
- the rlmB gene encoding 23S rRNA (guanosine(2251)-2'-O)-methyltransferase RlmB, whose amino-acid sequence MTGNSNRNNNSEEKELVYGVHSVIELLKSSTADQRVNKVLVQKGLSSEHIAEAIKLAKRDRLIVQEVPKNKLDDISEGGNHQGMAAYIAPYQYAEMQDIFDNAKKKNEDPFILILDKIEDPHNLGSIMRTADAVGVHGIIVPKHRSTGLTSTVAKTSTGAIEHVPVVRVTNLVNTIKDLKKKNVWVFGTAMEGDNYRNWNAKGAVALIIGNEGKGISPLVLKQADQTLNIPMVGHVQSLNASVATGILLYQAFASRNA is encoded by the coding sequence ATGACCGGAAATTCGAATAGAAATAATAACAGTGAAGAAAAAGAATTAGTTTATGGAGTTCATTCAGTAATTGAACTATTGAAGTCTTCAACAGCTGATCAACGTGTCAATAAAGTCTTAGTTCAAAAAGGACTTTCAAGTGAACACATCGCGGAAGCTATCAAATTAGCTAAACGTGATCGTTTGATCGTTCAAGAAGTACCTAAGAACAAGCTGGATGATATTAGTGAAGGCGGCAATCACCAAGGAATGGCAGCTTACATTGCCCCTTATCAATACGCTGAAATGCAAGATATCTTCGACAATGCCAAGAAGAAAAATGAAGATCCCTTTATTTTGATTTTGGACAAAATTGAAGATCCTCATAATCTCGGTTCAATCATGCGTACAGCCGATGCCGTAGGAGTGCATGGAATCATTGTGCCAAAGCATCGTTCAACAGGACTCACTTCAACGGTTGCTAAGACTTCAACTGGTGCCATTGAACACGTACCAGTAGTCCGCGTAACTAACTTAGTTAACACAATCAAAGACTTGAAGAAGAAAAATGTCTGGGTCTTTGGTACAGCTATGGAAGGTGACAATTACCGTAACTGGAATGCCAAAGGAGCAGTTGCTCTAATCATTGGTAACGAAGGTAAGGGAATTTCACCATTAGTTCTCAAACAAGCTGACCAAACTTTGAATATTCCGATGGTTGGACACGTGCAAAGTTTGAATGCTTCAGTTGCAACTGGTATTTTGTTGTATCAAGCTTTTGCTTCAAGAAATGCGTAA
- a CDS encoding Mini-ribonuclease 3, translated as MTDVKKFNGVTLAYLGDAVYEVFIREHLLSKNIVKVNELQHQAKHYVSAKAQASLITLMLDNDVLTEQEVRIYKNGRNAKKQTKAKNTSVVTYHMSTGFEAVFGYLDITGDKERVKELALWCINEVESGAADDRKFE; from the coding sequence ATGACTGATGTTAAGAAATTTAACGGTGTAACTTTGGCCTATTTAGGCGATGCAGTTTATGAAGTATTTATTCGTGAACATTTGTTGTCCAAAAATATCGTCAAAGTAAATGAATTACAACACCAAGCCAAACATTACGTATCAGCGAAAGCTCAAGCTTCATTGATAACTTTAATGCTCGATAATGATGTTTTGACTGAACAAGAAGTAAGGATTTACAAGAACGGGCGTAATGCCAAGAAACAAACTAAAGCAAAGAATACAAGTGTTGTCACTTATCATATGTCCACTGGTTTTGAAGCCGTCTTTGGTTACTTGGATATTACTGGAGACAAAGAACGTGTTAAAGAACTTGCATTGTGGTGTATAAATGAAGTAGAAAGTGGTGCAGCAGATGACCGGAAATTCGAATAG
- the cysS gene encoding cysteine--tRNA ligase, producing the protein MLKIFNTLTREKEEFKPITPNQVNMYVCGPTVYNYIHIGNARSIVAFDTVRRYLEFLGYKVKFVSNFTDVDDKMIKEANREGITVPEVADRFIKAFYEDIAAINVQKATINPRATDNIQDIIDFVKVLIDKGYAYESGGDVFYRARKFKHYGELSDQNIDQLVEGASEHIGEAEFDKKQDPIDFVLWKKAKPGEIKWDSPWGEGRPGWHIECSVMSTKYLGETFDIHGGGQDLEFPHHENEIAQSEAKTGKKFVNYWMHNGFVTVENNEKMSKSLGNFVTVHDLVKKTNPQVLRFFLSSTHYRRPLEYSEANLQKAADNLDKIKTAYNNLKFRLDDAKDTDDEEIVSQTQSIIEDFKNAMNDDFNVQNGLTEIFNLVSLANNYSSRDTVAKNAVNVILKAMADLTSILGINLDSQQDLSEEIQQMVDQRDQARADKDFATSDKLRDQLKDMGVILEDTPQGTRWHIND; encoded by the coding sequence ATGTTGAAAATTTTCAATACATTGACCCGTGAAAAAGAAGAATTTAAACCAATAACACCTAATCAAGTTAACATGTATGTCTGTGGACCTACGGTGTATAACTACATTCATATTGGTAACGCTCGTTCAATCGTGGCGTTTGACACTGTCCGTCGTTATTTGGAATTCTTAGGCTACAAAGTAAAATTCGTATCTAACTTCACTGATGTCGATGACAAGATGATTAAAGAGGCTAACCGTGAAGGCATCACTGTTCCCGAGGTTGCTGATCGATTTATCAAAGCCTTCTATGAAGATATTGCAGCTATCAATGTCCAAAAAGCTACCATCAACCCTAGAGCTACCGATAACATTCAAGATATTATCGACTTCGTCAAAGTTTTGATTGATAAAGGCTACGCTTACGAATCTGGTGGGGATGTCTTCTATCGAGCTAGAAAATTCAAGCATTACGGTGAGCTCTCTGATCAAAATATCGACCAATTAGTCGAAGGTGCCAGTGAACACATCGGTGAAGCTGAATTTGACAAGAAACAAGATCCAATCGACTTCGTGCTCTGGAAAAAAGCTAAGCCAGGTGAGATCAAATGGGATTCTCCTTGGGGTGAGGGTCGTCCAGGTTGGCACATCGAATGTTCAGTTATGTCAACTAAGTACTTAGGTGAAACCTTTGATATTCATGGTGGTGGTCAAGACTTAGAGTTCCCACACCATGAAAATGAAATTGCCCAAAGTGAAGCTAAGACTGGCAAGAAGTTTGTCAATTATTGGATGCACAACGGTTTTGTAACTGTCGAAAATAACGAGAAGATGAGTAAGTCACTTGGTAACTTTGTCACAGTTCATGATTTAGTCAAGAAGACTAATCCACAAGTTTTGCGTTTCTTCCTTTCATCAACTCATTATCGTCGTCCGCTCGAATATTCAGAAGCTAACTTGCAAAAAGCCGCTGACAACTTGGATAAAATCAAGACAGCTTACAACAATTTGAAATTCAGATTAGATGATGCCAAAGACACTGATGATGAAGAAATTGTTTCTCAAACACAAAGTATTATCGAAGACTTCAAGAACGCTATGAATGATGACTTTAACGTGCAAAATGGTTTGACAGAAATCTTTAATTTGGTCAGTTTGGCTAACAACTACTCATCAAGAGATACGGTTGCTAAAAATGCTGTAAATGTTATCCTAAAAGCTATGGCTGATTTGACAAGCATTCTAGGAATCAACTTGGATAGTCAACAAGACCTTTCTGAAGAAATTCAACAAATGGTCGACCAACGTGATCAAGCTCGTGCTGACAAAGATTTCGCAACGAGTGATAAATTACGTGACCAACTAAAAGATATGGGCGTAATCTTAGAAGATACCCCTCAAGGAACACGGTGGCATATTAATGACTGA
- the gltX gene encoding glutamate--tRNA ligase produces the protein MAKKSDNKIRVRYAPSPTGHLHIGNARTAIFNYLFARSHKGTFVIRIEDTDTKRNVKGGTKSQLENLKWLGVDWDEGPDVGGDYGPYRQSERKEIYQKYIDELLEKGLAYKSYLTEEQLQAMREDQEAHGQMPHYEYEFEGMSDEEKAAKIKEAEDAGVQPVVRFHVPVGKNYEWDDIVKGQVSIGSDTIGGDWVIQKRDGMPTYNFAVVIDDHLMEISHVLRGDDHVANTPKQLMIYDALGWEAPKFGHMTLIINTETGKKLSKRDESILQFIEQYRELGYLPEAMFNFITLLGWSPVGEDELFTRKQFIKIFDEHRLSKSPAKFDQKKLEWVNNQYVKHADVSEITDLVLANLIEAKRVQENPSTDEIQWVRHLTELYMPQMSYTQQIVDLADVFFNQPEHLTDDEQKELADDDAKTAIEDLKGKLEKLPRFTATQIMAAIQSVRADTGVKGRKLYMPARIAATRTMHGPAIAETIELFGKEQALANIDKTLSEMN, from the coding sequence ATGGCAAAAAAGTCAGATAATAAAATTCGTGTAAGATATGCACCAAGTCCAACAGGTCACTTGCACATTGGGAATGCTAGAACAGCTATCTTTAACTACTTGTTCGCACGTAGTCACAAGGGAACTTTCGTTATCCGTATTGAAGATACTGATACAAAGAGAAACGTTAAAGGTGGAACAAAGAGTCAACTAGAAAACCTAAAATGGCTTGGCGTTGATTGGGATGAAGGTCCAGATGTCGGTGGTGACTATGGTCCATATCGTCAATCAGAAAGAAAAGAAATTTATCAAAAATACATTGATGAATTACTAGAAAAAGGCTTGGCTTACAAATCATATCTGACTGAAGAACAACTACAAGCAATGCGTGAAGATCAAGAAGCTCACGGACAAATGCCTCACTACGAATACGAATTCGAAGGTATGTCTGACGAAGAAAAGGCTGCAAAGATCAAAGAAGCAGAAGATGCTGGTGTTCAACCAGTTGTTAGATTCCACGTACCAGTTGGTAAGAACTACGAATGGGACGATATCGTAAAGGGTCAAGTTTCAATCGGTTCAGATACTATCGGTGGCGATTGGGTTATCCAAAAGCGTGATGGTATGCCAACTTACAACTTTGCGGTTGTTATTGATGACCATTTGATGGAAATCAGTCATGTTCTTCGTGGTGATGACCACGTTGCTAACACACCAAAACAATTGATGATTTACGATGCCTTAGGCTGGGAAGCTCCAAAATTCGGTCACATGACATTGATCATTAATACTGAAACTGGTAAGAAGTTAAGTAAACGTGACGAATCAATCCTACAATTTATCGAACAATATCGTGAATTAGGTTACCTACCAGAAGCTATGTTCAACTTCATTACACTTCTAGGTTGGTCACCAGTTGGTGAAGACGAATTATTCACTCGCAAGCAATTCATCAAGATCTTTGACGAACACCGTTTGAGTAAATCACCTGCCAAGTTTGACCAAAAGAAACTAGAATGGGTCAACAACCAATATGTTAAACACGCTGATGTTAGTGAAATCACTGACTTAGTACTTGCTAACTTGATTGAAGCAAAACGTGTCCAAGAAAACCCAAGCACTGATGAAATTCAATGGGTAAGACATTTGACAGAACTTTACATGCCACAAATGTCATACACTCAACAGATCGTTGACTTGGCTGATGTTTTCTTTAACCAACCAGAACACTTAACAGATGACGAACAAAAAGAATTAGCTGACGATGATGCTAAGACTGCTATTGAAGACTTGAAAGGCAAGTTAGAAAAATTGCCACGCTTCACAGCTACTCAAATCATGGCAGCTATTCAATCAGTTCGTGCTGATACTGGTGTTAAGGGTAGAAAACTTTACATGCCAGCTAGAATCGCTGCTACTAGAACAATGCATGGTCCAGCAATTGCTGAAACTATCGAATTGTTTGGTAAAGAACAAGCTCTTGCAAATATCGACAAGACTTTGTCAGAAATGAACTAG